The Bacillota bacterium genome contains a region encoding:
- a CDS encoding putative toxin-antitoxin system toxin component, PIN family, which translates to MRVMLDTNVLISGMVFQGPERRLLESILKNDHVLVLCEQTETETEMVLLRKFSISERFLKNFLQLFRLERVPLPSRAEIEKARSLIRDPKDAPILAAAVTARPDLFVTGDKDFHTPEVKKLIPVQTTSQALASL; encoded by the coding sequence ATGAGAGTAATGCTTGATACTAACGTTCTAATCTCTGGGATGGTTTTTCAAGGACCGGAGCGCCGGTTATTAGAGAGTATTCTTAAGAATGACCATGTTTTGGTGCTCTGTGAACAAACTGAAACAGAGACAGAAATGGTTCTGCTGCGCAAGTTCTCCATTTCCGAAAGGTTTTTAAAAAACTTCCTCCAGTTATTCCGGCTCGAGCGGGTACCTCTGCCTTCGCGGGCGGAGATTGAAAAAGCCCGAAGCCTTATCCGGGACCCGAAGGATGCTCCGATTCTGGCTGCCGCCGTTACAGCCCGGCCTGATCTATTTGTCACGGGCGACAAAGACTTCCATACCCCGGAGGTAAAGAAACTGATCCCGGTTCAAACCACCTCCCAAGCCTTAGCCTCCCTTTAA
- the cmr5 gene encoding type III-B CRISPR module-associated protein Cmr5: MSRQRSLEQERAKTAWARIKEVKQHNEGLEEKKKYAKEYGSLAKSAPTNIQINGLGQTLAFLRAKGFSKGKPKGNGENAHCQLFLHVSEWVKGQLGLKIKDPEDLLSWIVNSATTDEYRCATAEAMAFLSWLKRFAEAELGEDE, encoded by the coding sequence ATGAGCCGGCAGCGTTCACTGGAACAAGAACGGGCAAAAACTGCCTGGGCGCGGATTAAGGAAGTCAAACAGCATAATGAAGGGCTTGAAGAAAAAAAGAAGTATGCTAAGGAATACGGAAGCCTTGCTAAAAGTGCTCCTACCAATATCCAGATTAACGGCCTGGGACAGACCCTTGCTTTTTTACGCGCAAAAGGCTTTAGTAAAGGCAAACCTAAAGGTAATGGAGAAAATGCTCATTGTCAGCTCTTTCTGCATGTTTCTGAGTGGGTAAAAGGTCAACTGGGGTTAAAAATAAAGGACCCCGAGGACCTTCTTTCCTGGATTGTAAATAGTGCTACCACCGATGAGTACCGCTGCGCGACTGCCGAAGCCATGGCTTTCCTCTCCTGGCTTAAGCGTTTTGCCGAAGCGGAATTAGGGGAGGATGAGTGA
- the cas10 gene encoding type III-B CRISPR-associated protein Cas10/Cmr2: MLDAVLIFAFSPIQPFIAEARRTTDLFVASKILVQLAHKAGKAIGNHGTLVYPAALEGDVPNKIVALVPWEKVKVAAEEGKGSLLREWERIANTAKHALEKMGPPPDEVWYEIWERQTSRLWEVYWSAANLTGRSYAGAYKEADRVLAGVKRTRAFEAAEECGLKDSLSGRREALHTGRLNAKEYWTEVGKHTGAAKLRLEGRGERLDSIGATKRFCELAQAARGFPSTSTIASTDFLSKARPFLADYRQAIEKLLGNHLYLVPQDSDWPYDGDLLFIETLSQGRLQDSYGVKVQLSQELIQEARKKLREIYKKAESKPSPYYGLIVLDGDNIGKKIDECLKENNPEEAHRNFSNRLGEFSSQVRIIVEEKHHSHVVYNSGDDVVALAPLSQALPLAQILSEKFKEVTGGTASAGIAIAHHLYPLGTVTQAARDAEQAAKQIKEKASICVKVLKRSGVITEMRSPWENFNQLFFRIIGLFREEGSWKPLLAGKFPYDVAQAAHVFPEADEKFWAELKRLIKRHRNSQHPEAPDPKEWAENLQTWAAKLPLKSGELGNWLVLARFIAQGGIE, from the coding sequence ATGCTTGATGCTGTTTTGATTTTTGCTTTCAGCCCTATCCAGCCGTTTATCGCCGAGGCAAGGCGAACAACCGATCTTTTTGTGGCCAGTAAAATTTTAGTCCAACTGGCGCACAAAGCAGGAAAGGCAATAGGAAATCACGGGACCCTTGTTTACCCGGCGGCTTTAGAAGGTGATGTTCCAAACAAGATTGTCGCCCTGGTTCCCTGGGAGAAGGTCAAGGTTGCGGCAGAAGAAGGAAAAGGAAGTTTGCTGCGCGAGTGGGAGCGCATCGCGAACACAGCTAAGCATGCACTGGAAAAAATGGGGCCACCCCCTGATGAAGTCTGGTATGAGATTTGGGAGCGCCAGACTTCCCGCCTTTGGGAGGTTTACTGGAGTGCAGCCAATCTTACAGGCAGGTCTTATGCCGGGGCATATAAGGAGGCCGACCGTGTCCTTGCCGGAGTAAAACGCACCCGCGCTTTTGAAGCTGCTGAAGAATGTGGACTTAAGGATAGTTTAAGTGGCCGGCGTGAGGCCCTGCATACCGGAAGGCTAAATGCTAAGGAATACTGGACAGAGGTGGGGAAACATACAGGCGCGGCAAAGCTACGCCTGGAGGGGCGGGGTGAGCGCCTGGACTCAATTGGGGCAACAAAACGATTCTGCGAGTTAGCACAGGCAGCAAGAGGTTTTCCTTCCACCAGTACAATCGCAAGCACTGATTTTTTGTCCAAAGCACGCCCCTTTTTAGCTGATTATCGGCAGGCTATTGAAAAGCTCCTTGGTAACCACTTGTACCTTGTCCCGCAGGATAGTGATTGGCCCTACGATGGCGACTTGCTGTTTATAGAAACCCTTTCCCAGGGCAGACTGCAGGACAGCTACGGGGTTAAAGTTCAGCTCTCGCAGGAGCTAATCCAGGAGGCTCGGAAAAAACTCCGCGAAATATATAAAAAGGCTGAGAGCAAGCCTTCGCCGTATTACGGCCTTATTGTCCTGGATGGCGACAATATAGGTAAAAAAATAGACGAGTGTTTAAAAGAAAACAATCCCGAGGAAGCACACCGAAATTTTAGTAACCGGCTTGGGGAATTTTCCAGCCAGGTACGCATTATTGTTGAAGAAAAACACCATAGCCATGTGGTTTACAATAGCGGCGATGATGTGGTAGCTTTGGCGCCACTTTCCCAAGCTCTTCCTCTTGCGCAGATCCTTAGTGAGAAATTTAAAGAAGTAACCGGAGGTACTGCTTCTGCAGGTATCGCCATTGCCCATCATCTCTATCCCCTAGGAACAGTAACGCAAGCTGCCCGGGACGCAGAACAGGCTGCAAAGCAAATAAAAGAAAAGGCAAGCATTTGCGTAAAGGTGTTGAAACGGAGCGGGGTAATTACAGAGATGCGCAGTCCCTGGGAAAATTTTAACCAGTTATTTTTTCGAATAATTGGTTTATTCAGGGAAGAGGGTTCGTGGAAACCACTGCTTGCCGGTAAATTTCCCTATGATGTCGCTCAAGCAGCGCATGTTTTTCCTGAAGCTGATGAGAAGTTTTGGGCAGAATTAAAGCGCCTTATCAAGCGACACCGCAACAGCCAGCATCCCGAAGCTCCAGATCCCAAGGAATGGGCAGAAAACTTGCAAACCTGGGCAGCAAAACTGCCGCTTAAATCTGGAGAGTTGGGTAACTGGCTTGTTTTGGCACGCTTTATTGCCCAAGGGGGGATTGAGTAA
- a CDS encoding AbrB/MazE/SpoVT family DNA-binding domain-containing protein produces the protein MQNRFVSPTERGQVTIPKEIRKKLRITPTTKLRVYVENNKVVLEPVTSLDVLLKDLVAEAKDKGYTRREIEQEIEAARERLFRELYGDQA, from the coding sequence ATGCAAAACCGATTTGTAAGCCCGACCGAGCGCGGACAAGTCACTATTCCAAAGGAAATCCGGAAAAAGCTACGGATTACGCCCACCACGAAACTGCGGGTCTACGTGGAAAACAATAAAGTGGTGCTGGAACCGGTGACCTCTCTAGACGTACTCCTGAAAGACCTGGTGGCCGAAGCTAAAGATAAAGGATATACCCGTCGGGAAATCGAGCAGGAAATAGAGGCTGCGCGGGAACGGCTTTTTAGAGAACTTTACGGAGACCAAGCATGA
- the cmr1 gene encoding type III-B CRISPR module RAMP protein Cmr1 has protein sequence METKNLKVTLEIVTPLFLGGAEPRGVPELRAPSFRGALRYWLRAALGGMLGDDVETMRKEEAIVFGSAGDDTGGVSSIIIRTQHDSLFPKPKQYKKQDSITIHKAGRKIKQPTGRDYLYWSMAESGKPEKGNYQPPKQFYPPGACFDLILALRLGEENPDKIFKRVTVALWLLVHLGGIGSRSRRTGGSLSVPEKVEIEGLEFYLIANNTAETAFQLGKGLKRLREFLGTPDFPHVPSVPSFEILHPDVCKIWVLGVYKSWEDAVENIGCALRDFRTYAEPDHTNVADWLKGNPIPTVERAIFGLPLPFRYSGGGLSGSVRGRLKEPTIERRASPLWLKVSKTANGEYAGIATLFKSAFLPANEKLYIRKDLPSITPPKSYSLVEQWIKKSFPKCQEVDYA, from the coding sequence ATGGAAACTAAAAATTTGAAAGTTACTTTGGAGATTGTCACTCCTCTTTTTTTGGGGGGTGCTGAACCGCGCGGAGTACCAGAGTTACGGGCACCATCTTTTCGCGGAGCACTTCGGTATTGGCTAAGGGCTGCATTAGGTGGAATGCTAGGCGATGATGTGGAGACTATGCGTAAGGAAGAGGCAATTGTATTTGGCAGTGCTGGAGATGATACCGGAGGTGTTTCATCAATAATTATCCGCACTCAACATGACTCATTATTTCCAAAACCCAAACAGTACAAAAAGCAGGATTCAATAACCATACATAAAGCTGGCCGCAAAATTAAACAACCTACAGGCCGCGATTATCTTTACTGGTCAATGGCTGAAAGCGGTAAGCCAGAGAAAGGAAATTACCAGCCGCCAAAGCAATTTTATCCTCCCGGTGCTTGCTTTGATTTAATCCTTGCCCTCCGCCTTGGAGAGGAAAACCCTGATAAAATTTTTAAACGGGTAACAGTTGCCCTCTGGCTTCTGGTTCATTTAGGAGGAATTGGCTCTCGCTCCAGGCGTACAGGAGGTAGCCTTTCTGTTCCAGAAAAGGTTGAGATTGAAGGGTTAGAGTTCTACCTCATCGCGAACAACACAGCAGAAACAGCATTCCAGTTAGGAAAAGGACTCAAAAGGCTTCGTGAATTTTTGGGCACTCCGGACTTTCCTCATGTACCATCTGTTCCTTCCTTCGAGATCCTTCATCCTGATGTATGCAAAATATGGGTCTTAGGTGTATATAAGAGCTGGGAAGATGCCGTAGAGAATATTGGTTGTGCCCTAAGGGACTTCCGTACGTATGCAGAGCCGGATCATACAAATGTAGCAGACTGGCTTAAAGGAAACCCTATTCCTACAGTCGAGCGGGCAATTTTTGGTTTACCACTACCCTTCAGGTATTCTGGTGGAGGTTTGTCGGGCTCAGTTCGAGGACGCCTTAAGGAACCAACCATAGAGCGGCGGGCATCGCCACTTTGGCTTAAAGTTTCGAAAACAGCAAATGGAGAATATGCCGGCATAGCCACTTTATTCAAATCTGCCTTCCTGCCAGCCAATGAAAAGCTTTATATAAGAAAAGACCTTCCATCAATTACTCCACCCAAAAGCTATTCATTAGTCGAACAATGGATTAAAAAGAGCTTTCCCAAATGTCAGGAGGTGGACTATGCTTGA
- the cmr3 gene encoding type III-B CRISPR module-associated protein Cmr3, producing the protein MHLFLEAIDVWLFRDGQPFDALSDHRAESLFPPYPTVIQGVIRSHHLVVKGVNLQDKQRIAEVVGTENDYKDLRIRGPFLARRENGQVIRYLPQPADAVTIDKEHHKLKPASLPRPLSDTVLASSRTPYLLGLDDEPVKGETGLWLAKKELLSYLAGQEATGVPANEFFQKENRIGIGRDDRSRTTKEGALYEVEFIRPCSDTGLLVEVNGYEGWPHEGILRAGGEGRGAYFRKVEVSPWPLPPETFPPRFKIYFAAPTYYEGGWQPSGGNWGKFFEGEVELVAAALNRYESVGGYDWANNRQKPARRYVPAGSVYYFISKGKVRLKPGLIQNAITDLGAEIGFGQILVKEW; encoded by the coding sequence ATGCATCTCTTTTTAGAAGCAATTGATGTTTGGCTTTTTCGGGATGGACAACCCTTTGACGCCCTTAGCGATCACCGGGCAGAAAGTCTTTTTCCCCCTTACCCTACCGTAATCCAGGGGGTTATTCGCTCACATCACCTGGTTGTTAAAGGGGTGAATTTACAGGATAAACAAAGAATAGCTGAGGTTGTCGGCACGGAAAACGACTACAAAGACCTGCGCATCCGGGGGCCTTTTCTGGCGCGGCGGGAAAACGGCCAGGTTATTCGCTACCTTCCGCAACCTGCTGATGCCGTGACCATTGATAAAGAACATCATAAACTTAAGCCTGCCTCGCTCCCCAGACCCCTTTCCGATACAGTGCTTGCCAGTTCGCGCACACCTTACCTGCTTGGTCTGGACGATGAACCAGTAAAAGGCGAGACGGGCCTCTGGCTTGCCAAAAAAGAACTCCTCTCATATCTGGCAGGTCAGGAGGCCACCGGTGTCCCTGCAAACGAATTCTTCCAAAAAGAAAACAGAATAGGTATCGGGCGGGACGACCGCAGCCGCACCACCAAAGAGGGCGCTTTGTACGAAGTAGAATTTATCCGGCCTTGCAGTGATACAGGTTTGCTGGTGGAAGTGAATGGATACGAGGGCTGGCCCCATGAAGGTATTTTGCGGGCCGGCGGTGAAGGCCGGGGAGCGTATTTTCGGAAGGTGGAAGTTTCTCCCTGGCCCTTGCCTCCAGAAACTTTTCCGCCCCGTTTTAAGATTTATTTTGCTGCTCCAACTTACTATGAAGGTGGCTGGCAGCCGTCTGGCGGCAATTGGGGTAAGTTTTTTGAAGGTGAGGTGGAACTTGTGGCGGCGGCGCTCAACCGTTACGAAAGTGTAGGCGGCTACGACTGGGCGAATAATCGCCAGAAGCCAGCCCGCCGGTATGTTCCGGCAGGCAGCGTATATTATTTTATTTCCAAAGGTAAAGTGCGGCTTAAGCCTGGCCTTATTCAAAATGCTATTACTGATTTAGGAGCAGAAATTGGCTTTGGCCAGATTTTAGTAAAGGAGTGGTAA
- the cmr4 gene encoding type III-B CRISPR module RAMP protein Cmr4 encodes MFEAASILFIYTETPLHVGTGQALGAVDLPIQRERTTGYPIIQASSIKGRLRAEVNPRNNSKSLLEQKEFLAIFGPEGDGASEHAGALSVGDARILLFPVRSLAGVSAWITSVNVLARFLREAAMVCLPVNWNLPPEPNKNEAWVSGNDLVAGDKVVLEEFSFEPKKDHVDNLKAIGSWLTSNALLQTKEYQYWRDILPLKLCILHEEAFRDFVQYSTEVQTHIRLDPEKKTVETGALWTTESLPTDTLLYAPLMATKSRAPGVNLTGDQVLKKLEKMISQKLSRTQLGGDETTGQGIVALQIAGGEKK; translated from the coding sequence ATGTTTGAAGCAGCCAGTATCCTTTTTATCTATACGGAAACGCCGTTACATGTCGGCACAGGACAGGCACTGGGAGCTGTGGACCTGCCTATCCAGCGGGAACGTACTACTGGCTATCCTATTATCCAGGCAAGCAGTATTAAGGGGCGGCTGCGGGCGGAAGTAAACCCTCGGAATAATTCCAAATCCTTGCTTGAACAAAAAGAGTTCCTGGCCATATTTGGCCCAGAAGGGGACGGTGCTTCGGAACACGCCGGTGCTCTTTCGGTTGGCGATGCCCGTATCCTGCTCTTTCCTGTGCGCTCGCTGGCGGGAGTATCTGCCTGGATCACCAGTGTCAATGTTTTGGCCCGCTTTTTGCGGGAAGCAGCTATGGTGTGCTTACCGGTAAACTGGAATTTACCGCCGGAACCCAATAAAAATGAAGCCTGGGTAAGTGGCAATGATCTTGTGGCAGGGGATAAAGTGGTATTGGAAGAGTTCAGTTTTGAGCCAAAGAAGGACCATGTCGATAATCTCAAAGCTATCGGAAGCTGGCTTACCTCAAATGCACTTCTACAAACTAAAGAATATCAGTACTGGCGGGATATCCTGCCTTTAAAACTCTGTATTCTTCACGAAGAAGCCTTTCGAGACTTTGTTCAATACAGCACCGAAGTTCAGACCCATATCCGCCTGGATCCGGAAAAGAAAACGGTGGAAACCGGTGCCCTCTGGACCACAGAAAGTCTGCCGACAGATACATTATTATACGCTCCCTTGATGGCTACCAAATCGCGGGCACCCGGAGTAAATTTGACGGGGGATCAAGTTTTAAAAAAGTTAGAGAAAATGATATCACAGAAACTTTCCCGTACCCAGTTAGGAGGCGATGAAACAACAGGACAGGGTATCGTAGCCTTGCAGATTGCAGGAGGCGAGAAAAAATGA